From a single Bacillus sp. NEB1478 genomic region:
- a CDS encoding DoxX family protein produces MSKMIGAETTVKADLMPRGKMIAYWSVTLLLSAAVMLSGIGQLMQYGGNVELVTNLGYPLYILTILGIWKVLGSIALVVPGFPRLKEWVHAGIFFLMTGAALSHAFANDYGDYGFNLILPLSYAALNIASWALRPKSRML; encoded by the coding sequence ATGAGTAAGATGATCGGTGCGGAAACAACCGTGAAAGCAGACTTAATGCCCCGAGGAAAAATGATTGCTTATTGGTCAGTCACATTACTGCTCTCAGCAGCTGTTATGTTAAGTGGTATTGGGCAACTAATGCAATATGGCGGCAACGTCGAGCTTGTGACGAATCTTGGTTACCCATTATACATCTTGACTATTCTCGGGATTTGGAAAGTACTTGGATCCATCGCTCTCGTCGTGCCGGGTTTTCCACGGCTTAAAGAATGGGTTCACGCTGGTATCTTCTTTTTAATGACTGGAGCAGCTTTATCTCATGCGTTTGCTAACGATTATGGTGATTACGGGTTTAACCTTATCCTTCCGCTTTCATATGCTGCACTAAACATTGCCTCCTGGGCTTTACGTCCGAAGAGCAGAATGCTTTAA
- a CDS encoding FMN-binding negative transcriptional regulator, with the protein MYIPEYFKLDDEETIYDFIEKYSFATLFTQHKGQPYATHLPLILNKDENSLYGHFARPNEQWEDAANQQILVVFQGPHCYISPSWYETTKAVPTWNYVSIHLYGKLEIIEDQEIILDSLNDMVNKYESSESLYNLDAVESSFIKGMSKGIVAFKINITKIEAKAKLSQNHTVERQELIIKELEKTSNYDNKQVAELMKKNLLKKSNPFST; encoded by the coding sequence ATGTACATTCCTGAATATTTTAAACTCGATGATGAAGAAACGATCTATGATTTTATAGAAAAATACAGCTTTGCGACTTTATTTACGCAGCATAAAGGACAGCCATATGCTACTCATCTCCCATTGATATTAAATAAAGATGAAAATTCTTTATATGGTCATTTTGCACGTCCGAACGAACAATGGGAAGATGCAGCGAACCAACAAATTCTTGTGGTTTTCCAAGGTCCCCACTGTTATATTTCACCTTCTTGGTACGAAACGACGAAAGCAGTCCCTACTTGGAACTATGTATCTATCCATTTATATGGAAAGTTAGAGATTATCGAAGACCAAGAAATCATTCTCGATTCTTTAAATGACATGGTAAATAAATACGAAAGCTCAGAAAGTCTATATAATTTAGATGCTGTAGAATCCAGTTTTATCAAGGGAATGAGTAAAGGAATTGTAGCATTTAAAATAAATATCACAAAAATAGAAGCAAAGGCTAAGTTAAGTCAAAATCATACTGTTGAACGTCAAGAATTAATCATTAAGGAACTTGAGAAGACTTCCAATTATGATAATAAACAAGTAGCAGAACTTATGAAAAAAAATCTACTGAAAAAAAGTAATCCTTTTTCAACGTAA
- a CDS encoding DinB family protein — protein sequence MDVFVRQYDWIQSTRETLFHYCESISPSDYVKELEAFGGDSIRSLHAHVADCYRVWLGNRALGHSIPKIDPLSIDNVQEMREVFSKTDALVHEFLNEFENKWDQNVHVSFEHGGSAKFTSLWLLTHTITHEFHHKGQIVKIGRKLGYIPPDTDLIER from the coding sequence ATGGATGTATTCGTAAGGCAGTATGATTGGATACAAAGCACGAGAGAAACATTATTTCATTACTGTGAAAGTATATCACCATCTGATTATGTTAAAGAGCTTGAAGCTTTTGGCGGAGACTCAATTCGCAGTCTCCATGCTCATGTTGCGGATTGTTATCGCGTATGGTTGGGAAATCGTGCACTTGGCCATTCGATCCCCAAAATTGACCCATTGTCTATCGATAACGTACAGGAAATGCGCGAAGTTTTTAGTAAAACGGATGCACTAGTTCATGAATTCCTGAATGAATTTGAAAATAAATGGGATCAAAATGTTCATGTGTCCTTTGAGCATGGCGGAAGTGCTAAGTTTACCTCCTTATGGCTATTGACACATACGATTACTCATGAGTTTCATCATAAAGGACAAATTGTTAAAATAGGAAGAAAACTCGGGTATATCCCGCCTGATACAGACTTGATCGAACGTTAG
- a CDS encoding aminoglycoside phosphotransferase family protein: MPAIQNKTWIFDRYQISQSDFLGAGMEAEVYACDSDKVLKLYNHLSDVHKQKVLKSFYQSIERNGLSYELPNIYEINEEKGSLITFEKRIKGTPLQSQLPQMNSAKLEEIMSIYLNANIEMKSITLKKDLEGYCLFDHFGIPQSKINNWFDLLKEMVVKKQIGLESHFNKDVVNYEGKLKSILQILSAGYKGEYSIIHGDFYPGNLLMDKDRVSGLIDFGIMTMYGDYLFDVAIGWVCFDMYDVLNANIRERYLNMILNTLGENVKSRLYLYVLVYSMITANFYAEDCSDGHYQWCVDNLNNEEFWKTI; the protein is encoded by the coding sequence ATGCCTGCGATTCAAAATAAAACATGGATTTTCGATCGATACCAAATATCTCAATCTGATTTTTTGGGAGCCGGGATGGAAGCCGAAGTCTATGCCTGTGATAGTGATAAAGTGCTGAAGTTGTATAATCACCTATCAGATGTTCATAAGCAAAAAGTACTTAAAAGCTTTTATCAATCAATAGAACGAAATGGTTTGAGCTACGAGTTACCTAATATATACGAGATCAATGAGGAAAAGGGAAGTTTAATAACGTTTGAAAAAAGAATAAAAGGCACACCCTTGCAAAGTCAATTGCCACAGATGAACAGTGCGAAATTAGAAGAAATAATGAGCATTTATCTAAATGCAAATATTGAAATGAAATCCATTACTCTGAAAAAAGATTTAGAAGGGTATTGCTTGTTTGATCATTTCGGAATTCCGCAATCTAAAATAAATAATTGGTTTGATCTGCTCAAAGAAATGGTGGTGAAAAAGCAGATCGGACTAGAAAGCCATTTTAATAAGGATGTAGTGAACTACGAAGGGAAATTAAAATCAATCCTTCAAATTTTATCCGCAGGATACAAAGGGGAGTATTCCATTATTCACGGTGATTTTTATCCCGGAAATCTCCTTATGGACAAGGATAGAGTTAGCGGTTTAATCGATTTTGGTATCATGACGATGTATGGAGATTACTTATTCGATGTTGCCATTGGATGGGTGTGCTTTGATATGTACGATGTGCTAAATGCAAATATTCGAGAGAGATATTTGAACATGATCCTCAACACTTTAGGTGAGAACGTAAAAAGCAGGCTTTATCTCTATGTGCTGGTATACAGTATGATTACAGCGAACTTTTATGCAGAAGATTGCAGCGACGGTCATTATCAATGGTGTGTGGACAATTTAAATAATGAAGAATTCTGGAAAACGATTTAA
- a CDS encoding cysteine hydrolase family protein: protein MLSQTALLVIDAQVGIVEGPSIGPVFKKEQVLKVMKNVIDRAREQNIPVLYIQDLDVGKDDPEQHEIHPSLLPASDETVLKKKATNAFFSTDLHSKLTELNINHVVMVGMKTEYCIDTTARAATTLGIDVTLVEDGHSTTDNKVLNAEQIISHHNCNLHGLDNINHFIMVRNSDENVFEHKHLEYK from the coding sequence ATGTTATCTCAAACAGCCTTGCTTGTCATAGATGCCCAAGTCGGTATCGTTGAAGGTCCCTCGATTGGACCCGTATTTAAGAAGGAACAAGTACTCAAAGTCATGAAAAATGTAATTGATCGAGCAAGAGAACAGAATATCCCTGTTCTTTATATTCAAGATTTAGATGTTGGAAAAGATGACCCAGAACAGCATGAAATTCATCCATCCCTTTTACCAGCATCTGATGAAACAGTGCTTAAAAAGAAAGCAACAAATGCCTTCTTTTCTACCGATCTTCATTCAAAATTAACAGAATTGAACATTAACCATGTCGTAATGGTGGGAATGAAAACTGAATATTGTATAGATACAACAGCAAGGGCAGCAACAACTCTTGGTATTGATGTAACCTTGGTCGAGGACGGTCATTCCACAACGGATAATAAAGTTTTAAATGCCGAGCAAATTATTTCTCATCATAATTGCAACTTACACGGACTCGACAACATCAATCACTTTATCATGGTAAGAAATTCAGATGAAAACGTTTTTGAACACAAGCATTTAGAATATAAGTAA
- a CDS encoding bacitracin ABC transporter ATP-binding protein gives MTKEKKSLISEEFLTELAEEINNQYGFPDQLSQQDIVDDEEND, from the coding sequence ATGACTAAAGAAAAAAAGTCCTTAATTTCGGAAGAATTTTTAACAGAGCTAGCTGAGGAAATTAATAATCAATACGGTTTTCCTGATCAACTGTCTCAACAGGATATTGTTGATGATGAAGAAAACGATTAA
- a CDS encoding metalloregulator ArsR/SmtB family transcription factor: MSENDQLRDVFNAIADPTRRQLIQLLSEAEEIPLHELTTQFQMGRTAVSKHLKILKEAGLVYDRKVGRETLFRLNATPLSEIHDWVAFYSRFWSSNMVRLNQFLEEEEE; this comes from the coding sequence ATGAGCGAGAACGACCAGTTGCGGGATGTGTTTAACGCGATTGCAGATCCAACCCGGCGTCAACTGATCCAACTGTTATCAGAGGCAGAGGAAATCCCTCTACATGAGTTAACGACACAGTTTCAAATGGGGCGTACAGCGGTTTCTAAACATTTGAAAATTCTTAAAGAGGCCGGATTGGTATATGACCGAAAAGTCGGCAGAGAAACACTATTTAGGTTAAACGCCACTCCACTCAGTGAAATTCATGATTGGGTTGCTTTTTACAGTAGGTTCTGGAGTTCGAATATGGTGCGCTTAAACCAATTTTTAGAGGAGGAAGAAGAATGA
- a CDS encoding DinB family protein: protein MVHAKELLNDQLLANANDPSWYLPFSESVENLTEEEAFWKPNENCNSIAEIVHHLLYWNETWQTRYQKSDVNAVPSIGDNNKSFIIPENENFKDLKERLLEVLLQWQGLLSEEKIESEVNGFPVPVQWWAVIGNVATHNAYHIGQIIFIRKLQKSWKVDAVEV from the coding sequence ATGGTTCATGCAAAAGAATTGTTAAATGATCAATTATTAGCTAATGCTAATGACCCTAGCTGGTATCTTCCATTTTCCGAATCCGTTGAAAATCTAACCGAAGAGGAAGCGTTTTGGAAGCCAAATGAAAATTGTAATAGCATTGCTGAAATTGTCCATCATCTGCTGTATTGGAATGAAACATGGCAAACCAGATATCAAAAATCTGATGTCAACGCTGTTCCTTCCATAGGCGATAATAATAAAAGTTTTATCATTCCGGAAAATGAAAATTTTAAAGATCTTAAAGAGCGTTTATTAGAGGTATTGTTACAATGGCAAGGGTTACTATCGGAAGAAAAAATTGAAAGTGAAGTAAATGGATTCCCTGTCCCTGTGCAGTGGTGGGCAGTAATTGGAAATGTTGCAACACATAACGCCTATCACATTGGGCAAATTATTTTCATTCGAAAGCTTCAAAAGAGCTGGAAAGTGGATGCTGTCGAAGTTTAA
- a CDS encoding nuclear transport factor 2 family protein, with protein sequence MPVVLSKVQDVLENYKAAIYEKDVERLVSSFSPNIHIYDCWEDWECTGIAQWREIVKDWFNGLREEGVLLKTEFNDVVIEENADLAFVHCAVTFAAHNQSGEKLRQMTNRFTFGIKKENESWIITHFHSSLPISMASGKGIFNLK encoded by the coding sequence ATGCCGGTTGTTTTGAGTAAAGTGCAGGACGTTCTGGAAAATTATAAAGCTGCTATTTATGAGAAAGATGTTGAGAGATTAGTATCTTCCTTCTCGCCTAACATTCATATTTATGATTGCTGGGAAGATTGGGAGTGTACGGGTATTGCTCAATGGAGAGAAATCGTGAAAGATTGGTTTAACGGTTTACGTGAGGAAGGGGTTCTACTTAAGACTGAGTTTAATGATGTAGTTATTGAAGAAAATGCAGACCTTGCTTTCGTTCATTGTGCTGTTACATTTGCTGCCCATAACCAATCAGGGGAGAAACTGCGTCAGATGACAAATAGATTTACATTCGGTATAAAAAAAGAAAATGAATCTTGGATCATCACTCATTTCCATTCATCACTGCCAATAAGCATGGCATCTGGAAAGGGCATTTTTAACTTAAAGTAA
- a CDS encoding SRPBCC domain-containing protein: MSLTLSLDFQYKTTIEKLWSALTDSSKLAKWVCNIHTGQAMENDFKAVVGHHFQFRTQPTEWWNGIIDGEVLIVDAPNRLSYTWASGGETHTVTWTLKDLGDGKVNLHLDQTGISNDQAVAGAKYGWGKWCSELEKMLEQSPHSV, translated from the coding sequence ATGAGTTTAACATTATCATTGGATTTTCAGTATAAGACAACGATCGAGAAGCTTTGGTCTGCTTTAACCGATTCAAGTAAGCTTGCCAAATGGGTGTGCAACATCCACACCGGTCAAGCGATGGAAAATGATTTTAAAGCCGTCGTAGGGCACCATTTTCAGTTTCGCACTCAACCTACCGAATGGTGGAATGGGATTATTGACGGCGAAGTGCTGATCGTGGATGCACCAAATCGTTTGTCCTATACTTGGGCGAGTGGAGGAGAGACGCACACGGTCACCTGGACACTAAAGGATTTAGGGGACGGAAAAGTTAACCTACATCTTGATCAAACAGGAATCTCAAATGATCAAGCAGTAGCTGGCGCTAAGTATGGCTGGGGTAAATGGTGCAGCGAGCTTGAAAAGATGCTGGAACAATCACCTCATTCGGTATAA
- a CDS encoding YdeI family protein translates to MTNHTMNPKVDEFLSKAKKWKEEFEKLRNIILDCELTEEFKWMHPCYTLEKKNIVLIHGFKEYCALLFHKGALLKDANGILIQQTENVQSARQIRFTNVQEIVEMETILKDYIYEAIEVEKAGLEVNFKKNTEFVIPVELQNEFDETPDLKTAFEALTPGRQRAYILYFSQAKQPKTRQSRVEKYTQQILDGKGLND, encoded by the coding sequence ATGACAAATCATACAATGAATCCCAAGGTTGATGAATTTTTAAGTAAAGCTAAAAAGTGGAAGGAAGAATTTGAGAAGTTGAGAAATATCATTCTTGACTGTGAACTGACCGAAGAATTTAAGTGGATGCATCCTTGTTACACATTAGAGAAAAAAAACATCGTATTAATACATGGGTTTAAAGAATATTGCGCACTTCTGTTTCATAAAGGTGCCTTGTTAAAGGATGCCAATGGGATACTAATCCAACAAACAGAGAATGTACAATCAGCGCGCCAGATTCGGTTCACAAACGTTCAAGAAATAGTTGAAATGGAAACCATCTTGAAAGACTATATCTATGAAGCCATTGAAGTTGAAAAAGCAGGCTTGGAAGTGAATTTTAAAAAGAATACAGAGTTTGTAATTCCTGTAGAGCTTCAAAATGAATTCGATGAAACCCCAGACTTGAAAACTGCCTTTGAGGCATTGACACCGGGACGGCAAAGAGCATATATTCTTTACTTTTCTCAAGCGAAACAACCCAAAACGCGACAATCCAGGGTTGAAAAATATACACAGCAAATTCTAGATGGAAAGGGATTAAATGATTAA
- a CDS encoding AI-2E family transporter, translated as MPQSKAFRFGYGLLLAFLIIYVGIKIDFIFHPIFILVKTLFFPFLVAGVLYYLFRPLVNYLESKNQPRVLSILLIYLVAAVVITALIYGVGPILQKQVNNLVTNTPDLVDSARSKLEEIQKNKWVNRFQKNEDFNTAEISDKVTNYLSTSLSNFGRNITGLIGVITSIITVLVTVPFILFYMLKEGEKAPQFVLRLLPVVQRKNGIKILRDLDGALSSYIQGQIIVSVCVGVLLFIGYLIIGLDYSLILALIGMFTNVIPFLGPIIAIIPALIVAAITSPFMLVKVLIIMVIAQQIDNHIISPQVMGRSLEIHPLTIISILLVSGSLGGVLGLILAVPFYAVLKVIVQHTYRLWKLRREKETDPVN; from the coding sequence ATGCCGCAGTCAAAAGCATTTCGGTTCGGATACGGCCTATTATTAGCATTTCTCATTATCTATGTTGGGATAAAGATCGATTTTATTTTTCATCCTATATTTATTCTCGTAAAAACACTTTTTTTTCCGTTTTTAGTAGCTGGCGTTTTATATTATTTATTTCGTCCTTTAGTAAACTACTTAGAATCCAAGAACCAGCCCCGGGTATTATCCATTTTATTAATTTATCTTGTAGCAGCAGTTGTGATAACGGCACTTATTTATGGGGTCGGACCTATCCTGCAGAAGCAAGTGAATAACCTTGTGACGAATACACCAGATTTAGTAGATTCAGCGCGTTCTAAATTGGAAGAGATCCAGAAAAATAAATGGGTCAATCGATTTCAAAAGAACGAAGATTTTAATACAGCTGAAATATCAGATAAGGTAACGAATTATCTTTCAACGAGCTTATCCAATTTTGGAAGGAATATCACAGGGTTAATTGGTGTGATAACAAGTATTATTACGGTATTAGTTACCGTTCCGTTTATCCTTTTTTATATGCTTAAAGAAGGTGAAAAAGCTCCGCAGTTTGTGTTAAGACTGCTTCCGGTAGTGCAGAGGAAAAATGGCATCAAAATTCTTCGGGATCTGGATGGTGCTCTTAGTTCATATATTCAAGGCCAAATTATCGTTAGTGTTTGTGTAGGGGTCTTGTTGTTCATTGGCTACTTAATCATCGGTCTTGATTATTCTTTGATTTTGGCTCTGATCGGTATGTTTACAAACGTTATCCCTTTCTTGGGACCAATTATTGCTATCATACCTGCACTGATCGTAGCTGCAATCACATCACCGTTCATGTTAGTCAAAGTGCTGATTATCATGGTGATCGCGCAGCAAATCGATAATCATATTATCTCCCCGCAAGTCATGGGAAGATCTTTGGAGATTCATCCATTAACGATTATCTCTATTCTCTTAGTATCAGGAAGTCTTGGTGGTGTGTTAGGGCTAATATTAGCAGTTCCTTTTTACGCCGTTCTAAAGGTGATCGTGCAGCATACGTATCGCTTATGGAAATTAAGAAGAGAAAAAGAAACTGATCCAGTAAATTGA